Within the Naumovozyma castellii chromosome 1, complete genome genome, the region GTGCTCAACCTTGCACTCATTTTACTCCTGGAAATCTCGGACTATATTAAACCTATCATTTAATGCAGTTTCCTCGGTTATATTAACAGCATCTTCTCCCAGCATTGCACTCATAGCATCTGCAGCTTCAGTCTCGCTGcaaaaaattataatcTTCAGTTTTGAATCTACCAGaattccaaatatcttttaaCATTACGTACACTTTTTACCAACGTACCATAGCCAGATTGCTCCTTCCAAAACTTTTTATACACATTTTTTAATGGAACCTCAATTACCAGATTGTGGTAATATATACACTCAGATATGCCTAATAATATTACGTTCAAAATTAAGGATTTTTTGTATGTCCAGATGTTTCATCAATGTTTTGACCTCATTATGCGATTCGACAGAGGTAAATATCGGTATTTTGAAAAACCGATTTCAGCTGACGTTATCTATCATGGTGAATTTTTGAAAGCTTAATCCATCACATGATCTGATAACAcaatttccaaaagaaCAGTTAAGCATGGTTGACCCAGACACggtaaatattttggagGGCCGCTTTTAAAAGATAAACGAATGACTGTGAAGGGTATGCCATTATTCCTGTTCCTTCTTGATgactttgaattaattttaaaccACCTATAATCTTGGCGATAGAATTTGTATGTGAATGGTTTGCATATGCTTGAAAAGTAATTCGGACTTAAATGGGATAAGGCCTGTGTCTGGATGGTTATCTCTAAGATCTTTGGTATTAATTGCATTTCGTGAACAACCTTACATCTAGTATATTGGACCATAACATGATCTGAAATggtcaaatatttgacaGACTCGCTTCCATCGACTTCTCGAACTAGGACGTGATCGAATCCAATGTTCAAGGTCCAACCTAATGGAGTCCAGTATAATGACACAGTCTcgaattgaataatgaatgagTGACTATTCAACTTCAACACaccaagaaaaaaaaaaaaaaattcacTCCGAGATTTTGCTTTCTTAATAATGCACCTGAAGTCACTTCAAGACACTTAACATGTCAAAAGCAAAATCCAATGACAAACCAGCGTGCTATCCTTTACACCCACGCTGAATTTACAAGACCAATTGTCCCTGACTGTCTACTGAGATACTTCAAGTtggatattgataatgTTGAAATTACCGACGATTGGGAAAGGTTTTGCCAAAGATTTCCTGTTAGAACTGTCCCCTCCCTAATTACCGCCGACGGccataaatattttgaacagCTGGCTGTtaatcattatttaatcAGGAAAAGTGGCCAAAAGGAGGAAATTGAGCAACTCTTGGGATCTAGCGATAATTACGCTCTCCAAAgtgaaataataatgatttgttCCTTCTGTACTTCTGATTTTCTAAATGCATTGTGCTACTACTGCTTGCACGACTTAAAAACAATACCAATTGATGATGCAACGATGCGGAATGCTCAAAAGAAGTTGGAAACCATGTATCCATTGTTCGAGGAGAAGTTAGCGAAACATAAATATCTAACAGGTGATGCGATTACCTTGGCCGATTTAGTTAGTGCCTCGAGTTTCACACTTGGCTTCCATTCAATGTTTGATAAGGAATGGAGGGACCGGCACCATCTGCTAGCTAAATGGTACGATAACATGATCCACTCAAATTACATGGCTTACCACTATAGAGACTTCACTTATGTTGATAAGGCCCACAAAATTGTTGAGCAGCCATTACCTGCtgatattaaataatttttattacAACTTTGCACAAATAGTATAAAACATTGAAGACGAAGTAACTACCCCTGTGCTTTTAATTGTTGACGGAAAATGCTGTACTGTCTTTTGGTATCCTAATTAAATAAAGTATAAAAAGtactttattattatatatttctcTTACTCAACATCTTTTTGCGTTGGCATTGTTTTAAGAGACTGTCGCTATCTTACCATAAAAtacatatatttttttttggtaGCTACTAGCTCACATCTTTGAAACTTCACATCTTGAATCTAATGTAACAAAATAGAAAAGCTCACCGATACatttttgtaaattaaTGGATACTGCTCAACCATTTAACCGTTTTACAAAGCTCAATCATACTCTTATAAACGCATAAATTAATTTGTTGatatataaaattatttgatctTTTTATTTACTCTCAATGCAAACTGTATTACATTGTCCTATAGATTGTATTGATCGTTACTGTTCTTGAAGTGGTGGTTGTACCTGTCCAAGGGAAAGTCTCGTATCTAGTTGTATGAACGACCTCAGAATTGTAGACTGTCACTGTTACGAGACTATATATTGTCTCTGTTAGCGTATCATATTCTGTAGTAATTTCGGTAACTATATTTTcggatgaagatgaattttGTGAAGAAGTAACTGCTGTGGATGTTATTGAAGACCTTCCTGAAACGGATGAACTTGATGGAACTAATGAACTGGTGGCAACCGATGATGGCTCATTTGAAGTTTCAAAACTGGAGGAAGAGCTACCCGTAGAAGAACTGAAAGAGCTACCTGTAGAAGAACTAGAAGAGCTTAAAACAGGAGTTTCAATGACAATAACAAAATCGGATGTTGGAAGGCCATCTGTACCAGTAATTAAAGTTGTGTAAGTTGTacttgttgttgtttgtgTCCCATTCCATTTAGTATAGCTCGTCGTAGTGACTAACTTAGGACATAGTTTGCTCAAATCAGAAGAGTTGGCCAAGTACCCAGACCAGTCAGTGTGTGTAGTTCCTGATGGATCAACAAAGGCTGCATTCAATACAGCAGTACCTACACGGTTCAAATATGTGATCTTAATTGGGTAGGCAACACCAGCTTGTAAGGTAAATTTAGCAGTACTAGTACCGGCTCCAGTAACTGTGTACGATTGGAAGATCGCATTAGTAGATACAGATGGAATGTCAACAATACCGCCTGGACAACATTGGAAGTACGTACCAGAATCAAAAAATAGAGCTGCATAGTCATCACTGTTGGTTAATTCAAATGTATAAGTACCAGAAGTCTTAGGAACAAAGAATGAAGTATATTCAGCAACAAAgtttgtttcttgaattaAGTTACCGTATAACACACCGTAATAGGCAGCGAAAATAGAAGGACTCAAACTGAAGTTGATATTAGTGATGCCACTTGCTGTACCATATAATGGAGCATATGGGTATTCAGAAGTTAAGAATGTTTGATAATCATATCCAGATCCATAAGCTAAACTGTTAAAGTAGTATAATTTGACATTAAATCCACCAGTAGTTGGGGAATTCGTAGGAGCTGCACAACCACTAGATGGTAATACAATTTGAGATGTAGAAGATGGTCGTTCAATAGTAGATGGGAAGGTGTATGGAGGTGGAATAGTATATGTAGATGTTGCCGTGGCCGGATTCCCATTACTCTGTGTGGAGAAgtattcaataatttcagaGTAAGTAGAACTATCATCAGTTACAGTAGTTATATAGGCATCTGGAAGTGAGAAAGGTGGTGGAATAGTCGAAGTAGTTGTTCTCGTTACTGGCCTACCTCCTGACTGTGTTGAATAGAATGAGACCACTTCAGAGATAGATGATGAGCCACTGACCACAGTTGTTGTATATGGTTTAGGTAGAGAAAATGGTGGTGGAGTTTCAATGACAATGATAACATCAGAAGTTGCAGAACCATCTGCACCAGTGACCAAAGTAGTGAATGTGGTACTAGTAACAGTCTTAGTACCTGTCCACTGGGTATATGATGTAGTGGTGACCAATTTTGGACAAAGTGATGGTAAAGAGCTAGAATCAGCAAGATAACCAGAGAAATCAGTATGTTTAGTTCCTGCTGGATCAGTAAAGGCTAAATTCAAAACACCGGTACCTACACGGTTCAAATAGGTGACCTTAATTGGGTAAGGAACACCAGCTTGTAGCGTAAATTGAGCAGTATTAGTACCAGCACCGATAACACTATAGGCTTGATAAATAGCCATATTTGTAGCTGATGGACTACTATATTGGCCACCTGGACAACATTCAAAATAAGAAGTATCACTGAAGAACAATGCAGCATAATCATCACTACCACTTAACTGGAAAGTATAAGTACCGGTTGTAGGTGGAACAAAGAAACTAGTGAATTCAGCGGAGAAGGAGACTTCATTAATAACCATCCCAAACAAGGACCCCCAGTAACCTAAAAAGATACTTGGATTGATACTGAAATTAATGTTGGTATAACCTGAAGTAGACCCgtatttggaaaaggaaCTATACGTTGATGTTAAAAATGTTTGGAAGTTGTAAGAGCCATCAACATAGGTGTATAGATTTATGTTGAAAGAACCCGAAGTGCTTACCTTAGCAGTAGGTGGCGTACAACCATTCGTTGGGACCACTACTGTGCTAGTAGAACTACTCTGTACACTTGAAATGACGGATACTGGTGGTGGAATTGTAAGAGTAGAAGTTGCAGTCATTTGAGCCCCATTACTATTTGTTGTAGAATAAAATTCAACAACCCCTGAAATGGTGGAACCATCTGTTGTGACTGTTGTTAAATAAGCAGGTGGTGTAGAAAATGGTGGTGGAATGGTAGAAACCTTGGTAACCGTTATGGCGTTTGTACCACTACTGGAAGATAAGAATGAAAACACCTCTGAAATAGTAGACCCACCTACAACTTGCGTCGTTGTGTATGGTGATGGTAAGGAGAATGGTAGAGTTTCCACTATTATAACTCTATCGGCAGTTGGGCTACCATCTGTACCAGTAACAATCTttgtggttgttgttgtggaaGTCTTAGCACCAGTCCATTGGCTTGTAGTAGTTATTGGAACATATGGGAATGTTGGACATTGGGCTTGAATTTCATTTGGACTTGCAATGTAACCTTTCCAATCTGTATGAGTAGTACCTGCAGGATCGATAAAGGCTGCATTTAAAATAGCGGCACCTTGCGTATTAACTGCTGTTATCTTGATTGGATATGGAACACCTGCTTGTAAGTCGACAGCTACGGTGGCAGCAGCAGAATTATACGATTGGAACAAAGCCACATTATATGTGAAATAAGTATTAACTGTCTTTTGTGGACAACATTGTGCAGTAGCTGTAGTACTGAACAAAATAGCAGCATCGTCATCAGAGCTAGTTAATTGGAAAGTATAAGTACCAGTAGTTGAAGGAACAAAGAACCCTGATGCTTCAACGACAAGAGTATTTGCATAGACACTGGTCCCATAGATGGTAGCATAACCGAAAAGGTTTGGACTGACATTGTAATTTATATTAGTTAGTCCTGTCTTTGTGGTTTGAACGATACCAGCTTGGTATTGACTTGGAGTGGATAAGTATGTTTTGAAATCTGTGACCAAAAGAGCACTATAATAGTATACGGTAACGTTGAAACCAGCAGCACCTGTAGCACTCTTTGCAGTCACACAGATGTCAGATGCTTGTGCATGGACCCTTGTTGTCCAAAATGACAAAGTCCAAAGAAGTATGGATAGATAATTGAAGATGTATGATACACCTCCATTATCAAGTTTAGAAAAACGCATTTCTTAAAAGTAATAATTAGATAATTGAGTGAGTATTCTTTCACCTATTAATCCCTTCGTTGactgaaaaaaattttgatatgGTTATTTAAGACAATAGGAGATCTAAAATTTCAACAGGGTTTCAAGTGGGAGTTTCTCTTTATATAAGGGACCTCTTTTCCTTAAGAGAATAGATGGGACGCATCTGCATATAAAATCCATGCAGCATGTTTCCCACTTCATAACGTAGGTTTTGCATAATTTGGGAACCTTAAAAGAAGGTGGTGGAGGGACTGATAAAGTTTTTTCATTTTAGAGAAGGCACCTCCACCTAAGGGCAGGATTATTTTGTCTCGAGAGGGAATCTAGCTGGAATCCACACCCTACTGATTTGCATTGCAGGGACAATCGAATGCCACGAGAGGTCAACGACGAGAGTGAAGGAATAATCTCATGATGATCGCGGCATTGATATGCATGGTTGCAACCAACACTTGCCCAGAGAAATCCCGCAGCGCTTCAGAGGCACAGACTCAAACCCCATTACATAATCGGTAAATCCCAAGAATTTCCGGCCGGGTAACCCTGCACGGTGTTTTCCTGTCAAATCCGTCCTACTGCATATTTCAGGTATCAACATTTGGCATCTAACAAGGGTCGTGCAAGCACTTTCGAGGATCGGCAGCAGGGTTTCCTCAAAGGGATAGTCGCATAGATCCGGGTAGATTGGGAAATCCGCCGAGGGCTGCGGCACACTCTGTGACCCCCTGATCTTGTCTGGGATGGGAAAACCCGTGTTCGGAAATAAGCTCAGCTAGACGTAAACTCATTGATTGTGGAACCATCTTAAGATACCCCTACGACACATTCTTCACTTGACGTTTAATGACGGGTTTTATCGCTATACCCAATCCGGTATCTTAATGGAGGAAATAATACACTATCAAGCCTGGAAGGCACCTCTAAAGTCAATGTTCAACTAAGGATTATGAAAATCTTTTCTGTAACAATAGAAGCTCATTCCTCGAATTTTTCGATAAGGAAAGCACGTGTATGGAAGATTTCTTAATCATTATTCTAGGTACTTGCACATCTTATTACGCTGCCAACAGGGGTCAGGCAGATCCTTTCTAATTCATGTAAGTGGAACTCTAGAAAACGCTTGGCAAATTGATGACCCCAACCAGGTCATGCCACATTTCTATTTGCATGTGCTGTTTAGGTACACATTATGTAAGTGGCATAATCTTAGAATTTTAACTAACGATAATCTCTGTTCCACAGTCACTATTCATCTTAACAAAATAGATTATTTGTTCTTATGCGTTCATAATGTACTCTATATAATTGATTTTTTATCATATAATGCCCTTGAAACGGCTTTTAGATAAAAGAATATCTTAGTTGAAGCCACATTATTTAAGTGCCCTTCTTTGGTGTCAGATTCCATTGCGATAGAATGAGTTGTAAAGTTTTACACAAAGTAACATCTGCAGAAACGTTACACTGTTAACGTACACCATTTTAATAGAAAACAAACCCCCGAAGCCATGCGCCATTATCTTGTAGTTGTCATTTTGTTCAACACTAAGAGATAACTTATGGCTAACTAGCTTCTATATAAGGACGTCCAAGAAAAAAACGAGCAAAGCCGTATCGATGGTTCTGAATTAAAGTCACTATATAAACGACCATATGCTAGCAGTCAATTTCCTAATTTTTATATTACAAACAAGCATTGTTGTCCATATTTATATCGAAAGAGAGAGTTTCGCCTGCCCCGAAATTCCGAAGAGTTGAACTATCTTTACAATTCTCTAAACTCTGATAGTTTCATCCCTAATAAACAATCATGGTATTATACTAGTTTGTTTCGTTTCGTATCATATTGTATCGTATGTTTGTCCTTGTTAAATATCGTGTTCTTCGACATCAAATCGTTCTGGAATGGAAGCCGaaacattatttttttgtatTCAATGTTAACCGAGTTCTTGTCAGTCTGCAGAATCGATTGATAGGTGTAATCCATCTGAGCAAAGTACACGACACCATTTTTTGGTATTGATTATCTCATGCAATGGAGAGTTTGTTAAGTGTCCCATCGattgtttttgaaattgcCCGTAACTTAGACACTGTGGACTATTTGAACTTTAGACGGATCAATAAACTAGTTTACCAAACTCAACTAAATCCAGCAATCGACGTTAATATAtggaatgaaaaattgacCCTAATGGGTCTTAAGCATGtgtcttctttgaaaacaCCCTTAGAtataaaatcatcaaatcTTGACCTGTTGGATTTATTCCAAACgttcaaagaatttgatgatgaaaattcACGATTAATCTTCTccatattctttaaagcATACAAtaagatgataataaaacttctcaataataaatatgcAAAATTCTTCCCGAGCAAATATGAAAACGATCCATTGAACCAGGCAAAAATTTTAACTTTTTTGGAGATATACAATAAATCTAGTGCAAAATGTGATTTTAGTCGATTTACCAAAGTGCAAACTAATTTAAACATTCTtagagaaatatttgtcAATTCCATATTACAAGAAATGGAAACCAGTTAccaattgaaagattataCCAAGACAGCAAGTTTTGTTAAAATTTTACTCGTATCacatgaagaaaataatgcCATAgagtttttcaattctaaagttgaatttccaaatgttCAGGACATTGTACTACCAACAAAGGATCAACTTGTAACgaaagatgaagaaggaaatttttGTTTGGCATCCGAAATACTTGATCCACTTATATTTGTCCCCTTTAGAGATTTtcttaatgaaaagattgaacTCATTGATGTTTTATTTGGGGATCAATATCCAGTAGTATTACAATTTATTGAAACGTTCATCCAACAAACTTTGttggaattatttgataaaatatattcacaagataatgataatgatgataccTTATTTTTGAGAACGTTCCCTCAATTTTACTTTAAAGtaatagaaaaattatgcaaagaattgaaaaattccgTTAATGGTGGttcaaattttcatataattgttgaaaaattcttaaatgTCTATATGGAAcccaaaatattgaattatttgagtTTATACCCGGAATACtataaaaaatatcttaTATCTCAATTCGATACTTACGAAGAGGAAGTAGcttcaaatgaaattaagcaaaatgaagaaattttcaatgCAATTAAGAATCAAAATGAGCAATTATTGAACCAAGGTGAACATCATGATTCCAATAAAATTGACTTTTTAAGTTCATTTACgaaaatctttaaattaaatgatagTAGCCGTGCGCAATTACAGAATACAAAggaacaaataaatttggCTTATAACCTTAATCTCATTACCActaatttacaaaatatcaagaatcTTATTAATCTTCCCCTATGTTACAAAATTGTGGAGATTACTCGTGAAAAAATAGATGAAATGCATAAATTTAGCTCAATTGAAACCTTGAACAAAACTgttattcaaaaatgtcaagaattatttaaaatattagtGACCCAATTAAGTTCAAAACACATAAAACCTGCCTTCCAGAAGGCTACTTCTTTGCTGGAGGAATACAATCCTAATGATCTTCAAACTATCGAAATTAATGTGGAtctaaattcaaaattgaagCCACTTGTACAATTTACGGAACTTATCAATATGGGTGAT harbors:
- the NCAS0A00130 gene encoding uncharacterized protein translates to MTNQRAILYTHAEFTRPIVPDCLLRYFKLDIDNVEITDDWERFCQRFPVRTVPSLITADGHKYFEQLAVNHYLIRKSGQKEEIEQLLGSSDNYALQSEIIMICSFCTSDFLNALCYYCLHDLKTIPIDDATMRNAQKKLETMYPLFEEKLAKHKYLTGDAITLADLVSASSFTLGFHSMFDKEWRDRHHLLAKWYDNMIHSNYMAYHYRDFTYVDKAHKIVEQPLPADIK
- the RCY1 gene encoding Rcy1p (ancestral locus Anc_1.131), which produces MESLLSVPSIVFEIARNLDTVDYLNFRRINKLVYQTQLNPAIDVNIWNEKLTLMGLKHVSSLKTPLDIKSSNLDLLDLFQTFKEFDDENSRLIFSIFFKAYNKMIIKLLNNKYAKFFPSKYENDPLNQAKILTFLEIYNKSSAKCDFSRFTKVQTNLNILREIFVNSILQEMETSYQLKDYTKTASFVKILLVSHEENNAIEFFNSKVEFPNVQDIVLPTKDQLVTKDEEGNFCLASEILDPLIFVPFRDFLNEKIELIDVLFGDQYPVVLQFIETFIQQTLLELFDKIYSQDNDNDDTLFLRTFPQFYFKVIEKLCKELKNSVNGGSNFHIIVEKFLNVYMEPKILNYLSLYPEYYKKYLISQFDTYEEEVASNEIKQNEEIFNAIKNQNEQLLNQGEHHDSNKIDFLSSFTKIFKLNDSSRAQLQNTKEQINLAYNLNLITTNLQNIKNLINLPLCYKIVEITREKIDEMHKFSSIETLNKTVIQKCQELFKILVTQLSSKHIKPAFQKATSLLEEYNPNDLQTIEINVDLNSKLKPLVQFTELINMGDIILQMISIFYKNELLNKKIIDKNKDFLNDVVQCKKTFETTIDDYVADGLNIGINKLMDEIIFVFNTVQIPDDFNPAKSKSGAKDIRPSKCAVRIIDLLANHCFLLNGATDKGTVDVYQQEIGERFFNEVVKNIKKNIISTDGAISLICDLNCYYDFIAYKLKQKSIIPLFAALKNVGQLYLISGKDSKELGKMLSDVGKFNGIFSQEEVYEFVQRRSDWIRVKRDVEKVMYGLGMKDCNIM
- the NCAS0A00140 gene encoding uncharacterized protein, whose product is MRFSKLDNGGVSYIFNYLSILLWTLSFWTTRVHAQASDICVTAKSATGAAGFNVTVYYYSALLVTDFKTYLSTPSQYQAGIVQTTKTGLTNINYNVSPNLFGYATIYGTSVYANTLVVEASGFFVPSTTGTYTFQLTSSDDDAAILFSTTATAQCCPQKTVNTYFTYNVALFQSYNSAAATVAVDLQAGVPYPIKITAVNTQGAAILNAAFIDPAGTTHTDWKGYIASPNEIQAQCPTFPYVPITTTSQWTGAKTSTTTTTKIVTGTDGSPTADRVIIVETLPFSLPSPYTTTQVVGGSTISEVFSFLSSSSGTNAITVTKVSTIPPPFSTPPAYLTTVTTDGSTISGVVEFYSTTNSNGAQMTATSTLTIPPPVSVISSVQSSSTSTVVVPTNGCTPPTAKVSTSGSFNINLYTYVDGSYNFQTFLTSTYSSFSKYGSTSGYTNINFSINPSIFLGYWGSLFGMVINEVSFSAEFTSFFVPPTTGTYTFQLSGSDDYAALFFSDTSYFECCPGGQYSSPSATNMAIYQAYSVIGAGTNTAQFTLQAGVPYPIKVTYLNRVGTGVLNLAFTDPAGTKHTDFSGYLADSSSLPSLCPKLVTTTSYTQWTGTKTVTSTTFTTLVTGADGSATSDVIIVIETPPPFSLPKPYTTTVVSGSSSISEVVSFYSTQSGGRPVTRTTTSTIPPPFSLPDAYITTVTDDSSTYSEIIEYFSTQSNGNPATATSTYTIPPPYTFPSTIERPSSTSQIVLPSSGCAAPTNSPTTGGFNVKLYYFNSLAYGSGYDYQTFLTSEYPYAPLYGTASGITNINFSLSPSIFAAYYGVLYGNLIQETNFVAEYTSFFVPKTSGTYTFELTNSDDYAALFFDSGTYFQCCPGGIVDIPSVSTNAIFQSYTVTGAGTSTAKFTLQAGVAYPIKITYLNRVGTAVLNAAFVDPSGTTHTDWSGYLANSSDLSKLCPKLVTTTSYTKWNGTQTTTSTTYTTLITGTDGLPTSDFVIVIETPVLSSSSSSTGSSFSSSTGSSSSSFETSNEPSSVATSSLVPSSSSVSGRSSITSTAVTSSQNSSSSENIVTEITTEYDTLTETIYSLVTVTVYNSEVVHTTRYETFPWTGTTTTSRTVTINTIYRTM